In one Halosimplex halophilum genomic region, the following are encoded:
- a CDS encoding disulfide bond formation protein B has product MSARLDALDARYPLAAGALVAAVATAGSLYLSVGMGLVPCELCWYQRILMYPLVVVFGVALVERRPGVSRTVLPLSTLGTALAAYHSWLQVAAGGRCAFGGCAAVQLRVVGLTIPNLSLVAFLLVTAAAAALFVGDR; this is encoded by the coding sequence GTGAGCGCACGCCTCGACGCCCTCGACGCCAGGTATCCGCTCGCGGCCGGCGCTCTCGTCGCCGCCGTCGCCACCGCCGGGAGCCTCTATCTCTCGGTCGGGATGGGGCTGGTCCCCTGCGAACTGTGCTGGTACCAGCGGATCCTGATGTACCCGCTGGTGGTCGTCTTCGGCGTCGCGCTGGTCGAGCGCCGCCCGGGCGTCTCCCGGACGGTCCTGCCGCTGTCGACGCTCGGGACGGCCCTGGCGGCGTACCACTCCTGGCTGCAGGTCGCGGCGGGCGGCCGCTGCGCGTTCGGCGGCTGCGCAGCGGTGCAGCTGCGCGTGGTCGGGCTGACGATCCCGAACCTCTCGCTGGTCGCCTTCCTCCTGGTCACGGCGGCGGCCGCCGCGCTGTTCGTCGGCGACCGGTGA